The genomic window TACCCTAACTTTTTTAATCCCCAGTGAAAATCTTCAATCCAGTCCTAATCCTATCCTAACCCAAAATCTATCCTAATCCAAGGCCTGTCTCTAACACTGGCTGCCGTGTACGGGTTTAATTATTATGTAGCTGAAACTTTTGGAAAAAAGGGAAACTACATTGGCGGTTAATTTGAACTTACTATGCTTGTTTCtcaagaaataaatgaCTCAACTGCATTTTCTCCCGGTTCGACTGCCAAAGGCAACAGTTGTAGGAGTGTAAACCGGCTGGAAAAATGATACATTTCAGGTTggatttcaattcatttgaaagatataatgATTGGGAGGAGAGTTAAGCATTTTATGTCTTGCTCACAGGTTGCATACGTATGTTTAATTTgagtgaaaaaaataatacagaAAAGTAAACTTCGAGTACTAGTTTCAACGAAATGAAAGGCTGCTACATGAGGGAATGAATCCATTAGAAGTAGCCAAATGCTAACTGTTAGATGTAATTTACTTCTTATTGATTGTTCAGAGTTATCTATTAATACGTTCagatataatatatataagtcTAGTATAATAGGTGCGGTTATATATTAAGCAGCTAGGATAATAATGTGATATGGTGGATACCTAAAGGGTTCTAAGATTGGTAACGTTCTCTGAAGTAGCTTCAGTTGCACAGTTCTCGTTAGAAGTTCTTGAAAAGATCGTCAAGCTCGGCGTGTCGCATATGCGGGTAAGGCCATGGTCGCATTATGCGGGTAATACACTTTATTAGGATCCTCGTCATACTTGATCAGGGTATAAGTAGTATTCAGCTTATACTACCCCATCCTTAAGTATGTTAACTTAGGTATGGTTTAGATCAACAAAATCAACCTTATACTAATATGTTAGCATTATTACACTGTATCCAAGCCTGTTTGTTATCTGTTAttctattatatttattatactACATATTAGGTACGTAATCAAGAATACTTTGAATTAGGGAATTACTCTTTACACTAGTATTACTGGTCAATTTACTTAAATTTGTTATCTATTTTTTCTCTCACTTTATGTATAGCCtatgtttttttcttcttgtttgtGTCGTTCTAAGAAACCTCACAGAACGAAAAAAACATTGTCAGAATTCCAAAAACCATTATCGTCaagataaaataaagactatttttcattaaaaaaacaaaagcaTATAGATGGTGAATTAAAACTACTAATGCCACGAGAGGAAGATTTCTCACAGGtgagaaatatttttatttatttgctatattattcaaataatgacaatttcctatttgaaagaaagtTATGCGTCTTtgattaaattatttttcaatgatgaaCAATGCGAAATCACAAGAACAAATGATCCCAATGTTCCGTCTTGTTTTAATCATAAAAGTGTTCGAACGATGCCAATAATTAAAGAGAAACATAAAGATGGGCTATTCATGTTTTCATCTCCTGAATCCTTAGAAAAATACaaacaattaaattcaaaatattttggagaattaaatattaatgGGTTTGGTATTCCATATTTACATATAATAAGAATTGTTTCTCCCATTGGGTTCCCCTTTGTGGATAATTGTTCTTCCttcaaaatttataaatatgaGGTAAGGAATGCAAGCGATCCACTTCCGTTAGAATATCctcattttgaaattattacgAGTAGCAATCACTTAAAATTGTACAAGATTCTAATTTGTTCCATTGATCAATTTAATTATGAAATGTTGGGGTCTGGGAAATTCTATTTCCAATACTATATGCCAGATTTCCCTATTTCTAATATGTTAATGAGATGGAAGGGATTAATGTCAGATTATCATTTCCAAATGGATGAGATGAATTTTAATTGGAGACAATGTTTCCAATTTAATTCAAAAGGGTATGTACATCATAGATTACGGTTGACTGATGTAACGGTTCCTCAACAAGATAATAGTACTGTTATAGCAAACAGTTTAGAGAGaaaatttaagaaaaagaatttgaagCAAAATGTTATTGTTGCACACTTATTAAGAATTCCTATAAAACCATATGATTTTACTAGAGGTAGAGGAAGTGATTTTTTCCAATGGACTGATTTGGAGATTGGAGAGGATAGTCAATTCCATACATTAGGTATTCAAGATATTTCTCCTTTGAAAGAACGGATTGCATGTCAAGGGTTATTTTTCAGTTATAGAGAAGTGGAAAAATATGAgctttatatatatgatgCTGTTGATTTTATGTACTTACCTGAATTGATGGGATGGGATGAATTTTACAGATGGAAAGCAATGAATCCTAAAACCTTAGTGGTTATGTTAGCTGGTAATaagtaaaaatatatacttatGTAATTNTAAAAATTGAAACTGAATTGAGGtcattatttgtttgtttgtttttgttttgttttgttttgttttgttttgttttttacTTGTTACATAAGCATCGGAGTTACAATTGTATGCAAGCATGCTGCGCCCTTTAGATATATGTTCATGTTAAGTGAAAAGTGGGGCTCATCAAAATACTGTTGccttcattgaaaaaaaaaactctGCTGGATTATATAAATagtttatttga from Naumovozyma dairenensis CBS 421 chromosome 3, complete genome includes these protein-coding regions:
- the NDAI0C06330 gene encoding uncharacterized protein, yielding MTISYLKESYASLIKLFFNDEQCEITRTNDPNVPSCFNHKSVRTMPIIKEKHKDGLFMFSSPESLEKYKQLNSKYFGELNINGFGIPYLHIIRIVSPIGFPFVDNCSSFKIYKYEVRNASDPLPLEYPHFEIITSSNHLKLYKILICSIDQFNYEMLGSGKFYFQYYMPDFPISNMLMRWKGLMSDYHFQMDEMNFNWRQCFQFNSKGYVHHRLRLTDVTVPQQDNSTVIANSLERKFKKKNLKQNVIVAHLLRIPIKPYDFTRGRGSDFFQWTDLEIGEDSQFHTLGIQDISPLKERIACQGLFFSYREVEKYELYIYDAVDFMYLPELMGWDEFYRWKAMNPKTLVVMLAGNK